TTAAAATGGTCGATTTTCAAACAAAACAAGTTGACACAGATATTTTGATAATAGGCGGAGGTATGGCAGGTTGTGGTGCTGCGGTTGAAGCATCTTATTGGGCAAAAAAAAATAATCTTAAAGTAACTCTTGTCGAAAAAGCTGCAATAGAAAGAAGTGGTGGAGTTGCAATGGGTCTTTCTGCCATTAATACATATTTAGGAGTTGATAAGGGAGAAAATACACCAGAAGATTTTGTGCGTTATGTAAGAAACGATCAGATGGGAACAGTTCGTGAGGACTTAGTATATGATATTGGTCGTCACGTAGATAGTTCGGTTAAATTATTTGAAAAGTGGGGTTTGCCTCTTTGGAAAGATGAAAATGGAAATTACGTAAAATTTTGGCCTTTGGATCTGAAAAAAGATTTAATATTAGATAAGATAAATAATCTGAATGAAATTTATAAATTAGAAAAATATGGACTATTTTTCAATATGAGTAGTATAAATGTAAGAAAAGAATGCTTATTACCATACTTGGATTATCTGTATAAAACAAATTCAAATGTGGATGATTTTATATTTTTTTCTACATCCAATCAAAATAATTCTAAGATAATTCTGAGTAGTAGAAAATTAACTTTATATAC
This genomic interval from Desulfurella sp. contains the following:
- a CDS encoding FAD-dependent oxidoreductase; the encoded protein is MVDFQTKQVDTDILIIGGGMAGCGAAVEASYWAKKNNLKVTLVEKAAIERSGGVAMGLSAINTYLGVDKGENTPEDFVRYVRNDQMGTVREDLVYDIGRHVDSSVKLFEKWGLPLWKDENGNYVKFWPLDLKKDLILDKINNLNEIYKLEKYGLFFNMSSINVRKECLLPYLDYLYKTNSNVDDFIFFSTSNQNNSKIILSSRKLTLYTVHKSTTVFIYNNIDEFVEKYVKNEKFRYNTYLILFDLLNKHNGNKIFKAFIKYKIILSKINLYFLDSKNIDNLKLKDFLYYLYFSFVIKDLYIKKDF